The genomic DNA CCCGACGGATAGAATTGGAATTCATAGAAAGGCCGTGTAAGAGACAGGAATTGCCCGCAGAGCAAGGAGCTTATCAGGAAAACCAGCACGGGCAACACAGCGAGAACAACCAGCATAACTACCTTGGCAACATAGATCCCCAATCTCGAAACAGGCAGACTATACAAGTACTTCCATCCACCGGATTGATGTTCAAGTTGATGCACAGAAGCCGCAACCAAAACCAGATATGGGACAATCATAACCAGGCTAATGATATGATAGCCGATTTGATAAAATTCTGCCCACGGATTTGTGCTAAATCGAATCAGCTTCTGCGGATTGAAATAATAAACCAGCGTCATCAACAAAGAAACCGTTAGCCCCCCTACGAGCGCAAGCCAAAGAATAGGCGTTTGTTTGAGCTTCAACCACTCCGTCCGAACCTGCGGCAAATACATACGCTTATTCATTTCCAACCTCGCTTTTTGTCAGAGACACAAAGAGTTCTTCAAGCCCCGCTTTCAGCACACCCACTTCAAAAACGTCTATATCTCGATCTAGCAGTTGCCTGAGTACTGCAGGGATTTGTTGCTTGCCTGATAGTGGAATACGCAGGCGATTTTCGTCCACAATCTTCGGGGCATATCCAGATCCCAACGCCGCAACACACTGCGCCGGCGCAGAGACTTCAATTTCAACTTCGAGGCTACCTGATCGGACTTCCTGCAGGCTTTCGATGCTGCCTTCAAAAATGAGCCGGCCTTCATGCAAGACGCCAACTTCTGTAGCAAGAATTTCTATTTCAGCAAGCTGATGGCTGGACAAAAAAATGGTTTTGCCGCGGGCCTGGAGGGTCTTCAGCAACGCTCTGATTTCAATAATGCCGTGTGGATCCAATCCACTGGTTGGCTCGTCAAGAATAAGCAGGTCTGGATCGGATAAAAGCGCGATGCCAAGCCCAAGCCGCTGCAACATGCCGGTAGAAAAATGCTTGGCTTTCTTTTTTCCTGCCTCAGCCAGGCCAACCAATGCAAGGATGTCATCTACACGTCCTGGCTCCACATTTCGGTAGAGGGCGCAAATCCTGAGGTTATCTCTGGCGTTCAGGTGGCGATAAATCGATGGTGATTCAACCAGCGAACCGATTTCCATCAGACATTCGATGTCTCCTGGATTCTCATATTTGCCATGCAATTTGATTGTGCCAGCATCCGGAGAAAGCAAGCCAAGGATATTCCTGATTGTTGTACTTTTGCCCGCACCGTTGATACCGAGGAAGCCATAGATCGAATGCATCCCAACGCTCATGTCAAGATTCTTTATGATCGGCGTGTCTTTTTTATACCCATACTGCACTCCTCGAAGCGCTATGGCCAGCCCCTGTCCAGTTGCATTCATATTTTCCATCAGTTCGGCCCAGCTTGGCTGTGTTTAGATTGGCTGTGTTTAGGTTGAATGCTACCCATGCCTCTTGCAAGCAGAGAAACGGTTTGCTTGAGGGGCATCGCGCCGGCAGCTCCATTTGAGATATTTAGTACAATGGATGCATTCAACGCCGGGATAACCAGCGCCCACGTGCCCCAAATACCAGAATGGAAGAACGCTTCATACCCCATTATTTCAATGCGCTCGATACCATAGCGGTAGTCGGGCGTGTAAGCCACATCAAATTTGATTACTGAATCATCCAATCCAGCACCAGCAGCTCTTACATAGCTGGTACCATAGAGCGGATGCGGGGCGCTTCCCGAAAAGTAGTCGCCATTGTGCAGGGAGAGAAAAAATCGTGCAACATCTTTTGTTGTGGAGACAAGCCCGCCTCCGCCGTAGAGATCAACCGTTGGGCTTACTTCATTGATGTCGATATCCCCGAAGTACTGATGTATCCGGCCTGTAGTGTCTTTTGCAGGCTCCATTGATTCGAGCCAGGTTTTGGACAGGCCGGCTTCGTCAAAGCGTAAAATCTCCCTCAAAGCTGTTGCGAGATCCTTCCCAGAAATGTGTTCAATGATTTCCCCAAGTAGTACATAGCCCGTATCAGAATAATGGTATTGCCCGCCTGGCGGCCCCTGCGGCTTCCCCCAATCCATGCCCCCCTGAATCTGCTCCGTTCTGGTCCATGTTTTTTGTGGGCGCGCTTTAACTTTCTCCAGGTAGGTTGAGGAGCCGACGCCATAGTCGAAAAGGCCACTGGTATGATTTAACAGGTGATGGATTGTGATCGCATCTACATCGTACCCGCCTACCGTCAGTATCTCCAGATGTTGAGGAGAGACATATTTGGTGATGCTGTCGTCAAGGCTCAATAGACCATCCTGATGCAAGCGCAAAACACATACTGCAACAAAGGTCTTTGTTATGCTTGCAATCCGGAATGTGTCATCCGGTTTGATTGCATCTGCCGTGTATTTGTCTCGCACACCTCGCGCACCCGACCACGAAACGCCCATGACGGGTGCCTCCACATGCAATTGGATCGCCGTAAAATCTCGCGTATTTGCTTCGAATTCGACAAGAACCTTAGCGAGTTCATGCTCCAGTTCAGCCGGCTCAAGCGTCGATTGGTTGATCCGACAACTCGAAAGAAGAACAAGGCAGCAGCCAAGCACAAATAGCCGGCGCCTGTATCGTGATATTTTCAAATAGTATTTCGCCATGGTCAAATATAGATTTGACGCGAAAGTGGCGATAGTAAAAAACCGTCAGATTACACGGCTAGTTTATTATGCGAAGGGTTGAGAGGTTATTTACGCGAAGCAGTTCGGTAGGCGTGAGACCACTAAATCGCTTAACCTCCTTAATGAGATGTGTTTGGTCGTAGTAATTGTATTTCACGATGAGGTCATGCCAATCGGTAGCATCAGGACTCGCTATGTCTTGCAATACCAATCTAAACCGATTGTGGAGGAGAAATTTCTTGGGGGTCAACCCCGACTCTCGTTTGAAATAGCGCTCCAGACTACTTAACGACAGGTTGCTCATCTTCGCTATTTCAGAGACGTCGTGATGGGGTTGTATTTCTGTTGACAGATCATCAAGCAAGCCAATTCGATTAACTGCAAAGCACCGTCGCAACCAGCTGTCTAACACATCACGTTTCTGGCTCACTGATCCTGCTCTTACGGTATGGATTATGCGCTTTGAGATGGGTTCGCTGAAAACGTGGTTTGCATCTACAAATTGCGTTTGAACCAAATCGCGCGCTGCACACCTTAGAAAGGGGAGAATTGCTGCCGGCCCTATGCTTCTAAAGCGAATTACTGTAAAGTTGGTAACCCCGGAAAGGTCAACCGAGATACCCGCATCCATGTAACTAAACAAGGTGCGTGGATTGAATTGGTGTAGTTGTCCCTTGTAGAAAAATGTAGCTGATCCTTCGAAGTCGAGAATCAACTCAGGTGTCAGACAGGGAAAATCGTGGATACAGCTTAGCTTCGCATCGCGAACCTCGTCTAAACCTAGCTGCCAGTAATATTGAACGTATTTGGAGACAAGTTCGTCTTGC from Bacteroidota bacterium includes the following:
- a CDS encoding ABC transporter permease — its product is MNKRMYLPQVRTEWLKLKQTPILWLALVGGLTVSLLMTLVYYFNPQKLIRFSTNPWAEFYQIGYHIISLVMIVPYLVLVAASVHQLEHQSGGWKYLYSLPVSRLGIYVAKVVMLVVLAVLPVLVFLISSLLCGQFLSLTRPFYEFQFYPSGVLLAANNLFHAGVASAGVLGIHFWLGFRFKGYIVPIALGLLGFIVSIIVFERWAWAEYFPYSFPTSLQDDTSIFFGLSSVEWRSLLWFVCFVGLGYLQDRKRDIVD
- a CDS encoding ABC transporter ATP-binding protein; this encodes MNATGQGLAIALRGVQYGYKKDTPIIKNLDMSVGMHSIYGFLGINGAGKSTTIRNILGLLSPDAGTIKLHGKYENPGDIECLMEIGSLVESPSIYRHLNARDNLRICALYRNVEPGRVDDILALVGLAEAGKKKAKHFSTGMLQRLGLGIALLSDPDLLILDEPTSGLDPHGIIEIRALLKTLQARGKTIFLSSHQLAEIEILATEVGVLHEGRLIFEGSIESLQEVRSGSLEVEIEVSAPAQCVAALGSGYAPKIVDENRLRIPLSGKQQIPAVLRQLLDRDIDVFEVGVLKAGLEELFVSLTKSEVGNE
- a CDS encoding serine hydrolase domain-containing protein, with amino-acid sequence MAKYYLKISRYRRRLFVLGCCLVLLSSCRINQSTLEPAELEHELAKVLVEFEANTRDFTAIQLHVEAPVMGVSWSGARGVRDKYTADAIKPDDTFRIASITKTFVAVCVLRLHQDGLLSLDDSITKYVSPQHLEILTVGGYDVDAITIHHLLNHTSGLFDYGVGSSTYLEKVKARPQKTWTRTEQIQGGMDWGKPQGPPGGQYHYSDTGYVLLGEIIEHISGKDLATALREILRFDEAGLSKTWLESMEPAKDTTGRIHQYFGDIDINEVSPTVDLYGGGGLVSTTKDVARFFLSLHNGDYFSGSAPHPLYGTSYVRAAGAGLDDSVIKFDVAYTPDYRYGIERIEIMGYEAFFHSGIWGTWALVIPALNASIVLNISNGAAGAMPLKQTVSLLARGMGSIQPKHSQSKHSQAGPN
- a CDS encoding helix-turn-helix domain-containing protein, whose product is MRKIYPQDELVSKYVQYYWQLGLDEVRDAKLSCIHDFPCLTPELILDFEGSATFFYKGQLHQFNPRTLFSYMDAGISVDLSGVTNFTVIRFRSIGPAAILPFLRCAARDLVQTQFVDANHVFSEPISKRIIHTVRAGSVSQKRDVLDSWLRRCFAVNRIGLLDDLSTEIQPHHDVSEIAKMSNLSLSSLERYFKRESGLTPKKFLLHNRFRLVLQDIASPDATDWHDLIVKYNYYDQTHLIKEVKRFSGLTPTELLRVNNLSTLRIIN